A single window of Thiomicrorhabdus immobilis DNA harbors:
- a CDS encoding NAD-dependent succinate-semialdehyde dehydrogenase: protein MTMQSINPATGELLVEFDTWDEETLDYALTQAGYMFEDWSKLTPMEDRCTMIRRVAEVLRDDIEPLAELITLEMGKTYKEAQAEIEKCAWVCDFYAEHGPKYLADEIVETDASKSYVAYLPLGVVLAVMPWNFPFWQVFRFAAPALIAGNIAVLKHASNVPQCALAMEEVFRKAGFPDHIFSNLMIGSDLVEQAIRHPAVRAVTLTGSENAGRKVASIAGSELKKTVLELGGSDAFIVLESANMKEAIEGAVKGRFQNMGQSCIAAKRFIVDQFIADDFIERFKNAIEEKFVAGDPMDPQTTLAPMARQDLLDELHEQVMESVELGATIVTGGYQLDRPGCYYAPTILTNVTSNMPAFNEEFFGPVAIVIKASEPAHALGIANGVDFGLGGSIWTDDLATAETMARGMESGATYVNNISFSDPRLPFGGVKNSGYGRELSEHGIREFTNVKSIWIK, encoded by the coding sequence ATGACCATGCAGTCTATTAACCCCGCTACAGGTGAGTTGCTTGTGGAGTTTGATACTTGGGACGAAGAGACCTTGGATTATGCGCTGACGCAAGCGGGTTACATGTTTGAGGATTGGTCAAAGTTAACACCAATGGAAGACCGTTGCACGATGATAAGACGGGTTGCAGAGGTGTTAAGGGATGATATTGAACCTCTTGCCGAGCTGATTACCCTGGAGATGGGTAAAACCTATAAAGAGGCGCAGGCGGAAATTGAAAAGTGTGCTTGGGTCTGTGATTTTTATGCGGAACATGGCCCTAAGTATCTTGCGGATGAAATCGTCGAAACTGACGCTTCTAAAAGTTATGTCGCTTATTTACCATTAGGAGTGGTACTTGCCGTTATGCCTTGGAATTTTCCATTCTGGCAAGTATTCCGTTTTGCGGCTCCAGCTTTGATTGCTGGAAATATTGCGGTTTTAAAACACGCGTCGAATGTTCCTCAATGCGCCTTGGCGATGGAAGAGGTTTTCCGTAAAGCCGGTTTCCCTGACCATATATTCTCAAATCTGATGATCGGTTCTGACTTGGTTGAACAGGCGATTCGTCACCCAGCGGTAAGAGCGGTGACTTTAACCGGTAGTGAAAATGCCGGACGTAAAGTAGCGAGCATCGCAGGTTCTGAACTCAAGAAAACGGTTCTGGAATTAGGCGGTTCAGACGCTTTTATCGTGTTGGAAAGTGCCAATATGAAAGAGGCGATTGAAGGTGCAGTCAAAGGACGTTTCCAAAATATGGGGCAAAGTTGTATTGCGGCCAAACGTTTCATTGTTGACCAGTTCATTGCCGATGATTTCATCGAACGTTTTAAAAATGCCATAGAAGAAAAATTTGTCGCTGGCGACCCTATGGATCCGCAAACGACCTTGGCTCCCATGGCACGGCAAGACTTGTTGGATGAGCTACATGAGCAGGTGATGGAATCGGTCGAGCTGGGTGCGACAATTGTAACGGGAGGTTATCAGCTGGATCGCCCAGGTTGTTACTATGCACCGACTATCTTGACCAATGTTACCAGTAATATGCCAGCATTCAATGAAGAGTTCTTTGGCCCGGTCGCCATTGTGATCAAGGCTTCTGAACCGGCACATGCATTAGGCATCGCCAATGGTGTTGATTTTGGTTTGGGTGGCTCCATTTGGACTGACGATTTAGCCACCGCAGAAACGATGGCTCGTGGCATGGAGTCTGGAGCGACCTATGTGAATAACATCAGTTTCTCCGACCCAAGGTTACCTTTTGGCGGGGTGAAAAACTCGGGCTATGGCCGTGAGCTTTCAGAGCATGGTATTCGTGAGTTCACCAACGTGAAAAGCATTTGGATTAAATAA
- a CDS encoding EAL and HDOD domain-containing protein gives MSDVFIGRQPILDRDMHVFAYELQFHQGLNPNQQTLEATIELIKKTEEEIGFRSIVGEHNVLLSLPKELISKEHLSNFDNYKQLVLEIPNNVTKDVEVLRSLKELKAEGAGVALHDFIDDDSSIKLATICDYVKIDTEAHTEMQMKKMLESLHAKGVKVIAEKVETEEMFNYLKKLGFDYFQGYFFTNPIVINGQKLTGNKLTLLQLLSKVNDPNTDFQELSNIISQDVALSHKLLVAINNPAAMIPIRVESVADALKYMGLKRLKFWVNMLMLSSMEEVPQELLTTSLMRAKFCELLADASGHHNDKDAFFLVGLFSTLGAFFRTPIEEIVAEMPLADELNDALVNKVGVKGEALKVLMNIEQANNTLRSLHFDGLGMGQIGNSFMAANAWAQQVISS, from the coding sequence ATGTCAGATGTATTTATTGGAAGACAACCTATTTTAGATAGAGATATGCATGTTTTTGCTTATGAGTTACAGTTTCATCAAGGTTTAAACCCTAATCAACAGACTCTTGAAGCAACGATTGAACTTATCAAAAAAACGGAAGAAGAGATTGGCTTCCGGTCGATTGTCGGTGAGCACAATGTCTTGCTTTCTTTACCCAAAGAACTGATAAGTAAAGAGCATTTGTCCAACTTCGATAACTACAAACAGCTGGTTTTGGAAATTCCGAATAATGTCACCAAAGATGTAGAAGTCTTACGCAGTTTGAAAGAGTTGAAAGCGGAGGGCGCGGGGGTTGCCTTGCATGATTTCATTGATGATGATTCAAGTATTAAATTGGCGACGATTTGCGATTATGTGAAAATCGATACCGAAGCTCACACTGAAATGCAAATGAAAAAAATGCTCGAATCTCTGCATGCTAAGGGCGTTAAAGTCATCGCTGAAAAAGTGGAAACTGAGGAGATGTTCAACTATCTCAAAAAGCTCGGATTTGACTATTTCCAAGGTTATTTCTTTACCAACCCTATCGTCATCAATGGACAGAAATTAACCGGCAATAAATTGACATTGTTGCAGCTTTTGTCCAAGGTGAATGATCCAAATACCGATTTTCAAGAGCTTTCAAACATCATCAGTCAGGACGTGGCTTTAAGCCATAAGTTGCTTGTGGCGATTAACAATCCCGCGGCCATGATTCCAATCAGAGTGGAAAGTGTGGCAGATGCGTTGAAATATATGGGATTAAAACGACTTAAGTTTTGGGTCAATATGTTGATGTTGTCCAGCATGGAAGAGGTGCCGCAAGAACTGTTGACCACTTCTTTGATGCGAGCTAAGTTTTGTGAACTCTTGGCGGACGCTTCCGGTCATCATAATGATAAAGACGCTTTCTTTTTAGTAGGTCTGTTTTCGACGTTAGGTGCGTTTTTTAGAACGCCTATCGAAGAAATCGTAGCTGAGATGCCATTGGCGGATGAATTGAACGATGCATTGGTCAATAAGGTCGGAGTAAAAGGTGAAGCCTTGAAGGTTCTGATGAATATCGAGCAGGCGAATAACACTCTAAGAAGTCTGCATTTTGATGGCTTGGGGATGGGGCAAATTGGTAATAGCTTTATGGCCGCCAATGCCTGGGCACAACAAGTGATTAGTAGTTGA
- a CDS encoding dihydroorotase, which yields MSQPQLKRILISQATIVNEGSKMVGDVLISDGRIAKVAPKIDEPADQVIDATGLTLLPGMIDDQVHFRDPGLTSKGDIATESKAAVAGGTTSFMDMPNVKPTTTTIENLEAKYQIGSQKAWTNYSFYFGATNDNIEELKQVNPNTVCGVKVFMGASTGNMLVDREQALRDIFTYSPTLITTHCEDTPMIKAQEDKYREKYGEDVPMSAHPEIRCREACYKSSSFAVELAKETGADLHVLHLTTAEEMALFEPGPVEGKKITAEACVHHLWFTEEDYATRGSYIKCNPAIKKQSDRDAIRQAVREGRIDIIATDHAPHTDEEKQNSYFMAPAGLPQVQQSLSALLDMVHEGVFDLETVVQKTAHNVAIRYQIADRGYIREGYWADIVLVDMNKPHTDDKAHNLYKCQWSPWEGHTFKSSVISTIVSGELKYYQGEFAEFTPGHRLLFNRR from the coding sequence ATGTCGCAACCACAGCTAAAACGAATCTTAATTTCACAGGCAACCATCGTTAACGAAGGCTCGAAGATGGTGGGTGACGTTCTAATCTCTGACGGACGTATTGCAAAAGTGGCGCCTAAAATTGACGAGCCTGCCGATCAAGTGATTGATGCAACAGGCTTAACCTTGTTGCCGGGAATGATTGATGACCAGGTGCATTTCCGTGATCCCGGTTTGACGTCCAAAGGGGATATCGCAACCGAATCCAAAGCGGCGGTTGCGGGTGGAACCACCAGTTTTATGGATATGCCTAATGTTAAGCCAACAACGACGACCATTGAGAATTTGGAAGCGAAGTATCAGATAGGTTCTCAGAAAGCGTGGACAAACTATTCGTTTTACTTTGGAGCGACCAACGATAATATCGAAGAACTTAAGCAGGTGAATCCCAATACCGTTTGCGGTGTTAAGGTTTTTATGGGAGCGTCTACCGGAAATATGTTGGTGGATAGAGAGCAGGCGTTACGGGATATTTTCACCTATAGCCCGACATTGATTACCACTCACTGTGAAGATACCCCAATGATTAAGGCTCAGGAAGACAAGTATCGCGAAAAATACGGTGAGGACGTACCTATGTCTGCACATCCTGAGATTCGTTGTCGTGAAGCGTGTTATAAGTCATCCTCTTTTGCGGTTGAATTGGCCAAGGAAACCGGCGCCGATTTGCATGTGCTGCACTTGACCACGGCGGAAGAGATGGCGCTGTTCGAACCAGGCCCGGTTGAAGGCAAAAAAATCACTGCAGAAGCTTGTGTGCATCATTTGTGGTTTACCGAAGAGGATTATGCGACCCGTGGTTCTTACATTAAATGCAATCCAGCTATCAAGAAACAGTCCGACCGCGATGCGATTCGTCAGGCGGTGAGAGAAGGGCGAATTGATATTATCGCCACGGATCATGCCCCGCATACTGATGAAGAGAAGCAAAATAGCTATTTTATGGCGCCAGCCGGTTTACCTCAGGTGCAACAGTCATTATCAGCACTCCTCGATATGGTGCATGAAGGGGTGTTCGATTTGGAAACCGTGGTGCAAAAAACCGCGCATAATGTGGCGATTCGTTATCAAATTGCAGATCGTGGCTATATTCGAGAAGGGTATTGGGCGGATATCGTATTGGTCGATATGAATAAGCCCCATACGGACGATAAAGCGCATAACCTATATAAGTGTCAGTGGTCTCCGTGGGAGGGGCATACCTTTAAATCATCGGTGATCAGTACGATAGTTTCAGGCGAACTTAAATATTATCAAGGTGAATTTGCTGAGTTTACACCGGGTCATCGTTTACTGTTCAATCGCAGATAG
- a CDS encoding ABC transporter substrate-binding protein — MPNITPLFSRLHIPGSIVGFIFLLLSIFSVSAHAEPPIEKKRPVCVYIASYAPGYSWQNGVERGLNLALKDHCHIKTFFMNSKRVFDEDDLQKIGLQAVDFIESNSPNVVIVSDDNAVKHVLKSHYKDSQLPFVYCGVNNSGTHYGLPYKNTTGMIEKNPTENLLSLLFSTQPSKTHIAFLTTQGTSANHDIIEFNKVVKKFGIKSTAYQVQTEEEWRKTYQRLQEDPQIDIILFSNRAALKSWNHETNLEWIKEHNHKISITTQDWMMPYVALGMNKIPDEQGHWAGQAAVAILNGTPPNQISVVPNQDFQLWINPAIAKPFKEHLPENVFSHSLIYDQKGSR; from the coding sequence ATGCCAAATATCACGCCCCTCTTCTCAAGGCTTCACATCCCCGGTTCTATTGTCGGGTTTATTTTCTTATTACTATCCATATTCAGTGTCAGCGCTCACGCTGAACCGCCGATTGAGAAAAAGCGCCCTGTTTGTGTATATATTGCTAGCTATGCACCCGGTTATAGTTGGCAAAACGGGGTTGAAAGGGGCTTAAACCTAGCCCTTAAAGACCATTGCCACATCAAAACTTTTTTCATGAACAGTAAACGAGTTTTTGATGAGGACGATTTACAGAAAATCGGCTTACAAGCGGTGGATTTTATTGAATCCAACTCCCCGAACGTGGTCATAGTGTCTGACGACAACGCGGTGAAGCACGTACTAAAATCGCACTATAAGGATAGTCAACTTCCGTTCGTCTATTGTGGTGTCAACAATTCCGGTACACACTACGGCTTACCTTATAAAAACACCACCGGGATGATTGAAAAAAACCCAACCGAAAACCTACTTTCGCTTTTATTCAGCACTCAACCATCCAAAACCCATATCGCTTTTTTGACCACACAAGGCACTTCGGCGAATCATGACATCATTGAATTCAATAAAGTTGTCAAAAAATTCGGAATAAAGAGCACCGCTTACCAAGTGCAAACCGAAGAAGAATGGCGTAAAACCTACCAGCGACTCCAAGAAGATCCTCAAATAGATATTATTTTGTTCTCGAATCGTGCCGCACTAAAAAGCTGGAACCATGAAACCAATTTAGAGTGGATTAAAGAACACAATCATAAAATTTCCATTACAACCCAGGACTGGATGATGCCTTACGTGGCATTGGGCATGAATAAGATACCTGATGAACAAGGTCACTGGGCAGGACAAGCCGCCGTGGCGATATTGAACGGCACCCCCCCTAATCAGATTTCCGTTGTTCCTAACCAAGATTTTCAATTATGGATCAATCCAGCCATCGCTAAGCCTTTTAAAGAGCATTTGCCAGAAAACGTGTTTTCACATTCACTTATCTATGACCAGAAAGGCTCAAGATGA
- a CDS encoding putative bifunctional diguanylate cyclase/phosphodiesterase, whose product MNSIVSSLLSKLTKLQILAITLIGVVWLAVVASLEITSQFNQEKNIVEQKSQAIAQQMQLEQKRTETLLNGLSEFYTSQTVKSLPAFREFAKGLLTNNSQNYTIGLAEIISRARKNEVETQQRNMGYESFEISNSELFTEQTGNKLYAFLAITSIIPLDPQRSIYLSEDLFSIPQMVTKFTDSIEDNEPQTLLLTEVRSNTLYKITFKPIYLNSPKLLNHEQRLKQTRGIVFILQPVVKGIETKINHFFSPEKMLITLNATDPSTNSEGPKIHILQESHQQKTFIDEWLNTKTTSKFPILSNIHGPTIEFVRPWLMNNINLTKLLQSLLLGFISYIVFAFTILWLTRYTQSLRQTQTRLSQLLSTSQDAVIITNDLGYIIDWNPEAEKIFGYLKEEAIGQHLVSLIFDKTSQPLVIDETLSQKTLSKIFRDSLKLKALEGKANRTEINLIDRAHNPITAELTISLMNVKSRTEISLFIKDITYQRQTEEAITKMAYFDALTQLENRVYFKQSVETRMKESPDETMALLFMDLDGFKQVNDTLGHSVGDELLKVVGKRIQSALRSHDQTNHICRFGGDEFVIMLSQIDENNASQISLRLLNQIERTMKIDNDELQISASIGIAFYPEHGEDVDTLLRHADTAMYRSKELGKNTYSIYHESMEADLAQRILIEKHLRTAIQNKEFFLLYQPQINLQSGKVVGVEALIRWNNPILGFVPPDKFIPIAEESNLILRIGEWVAQECIKQLSEWKGTRFDSLHIAMNVSSVQFENPHFLSFVNKLMQNANVHNHLLEIELTERTVMNNVTENIARFNKIRANGFGLSVDDFGTGYSSLSYLKKFPLSVLKIDKSFVDGIPQEEEDISIATAILNLAHSLKMRVVAEGIETKEQLEYLKELNCDFGQGYYISHPLAIIELERWFHTNDCYFHAFPLKEELHVQ is encoded by the coding sequence ATGAATTCCATTGTCAGCTCTTTATTATCCAAATTAACTAAACTGCAAATATTGGCTATTACCCTGATAGGCGTTGTGTGGCTTGCTGTAGTGGCTAGCCTTGAAATCACCAGCCAATTCAATCAGGAAAAAAACATTGTTGAACAAAAAAGCCAAGCCATTGCTCAACAGATGCAACTTGAACAAAAACGTACCGAAACACTGCTCAATGGCCTGTCTGAATTTTATACCTCTCAAACGGTTAAATCGTTACCTGCATTTAGGGAATTTGCCAAGGGGCTTTTAACAAACAACAGCCAAAACTATACCATTGGCCTAGCTGAAATCATCTCTCGCGCTCGAAAAAATGAGGTTGAAACACAGCAACGAAACATGGGATATGAGTCTTTTGAAATATCCAATTCAGAACTGTTCACCGAACAGACCGGAAACAAACTTTACGCTTTTTTAGCGATTACCTCGATTATCCCTCTCGATCCACAACGCTCAATCTATCTATCCGAAGATTTATTCAGCATTCCGCAAATGGTGACAAAATTCACCGATTCCATTGAAGACAATGAACCGCAAACCCTTCTGTTGACTGAAGTGCGGAGTAATACGCTTTATAAAATCACCTTTAAGCCGATCTATTTAAATTCGCCAAAGCTTTTGAACCATGAACAACGCCTTAAACAGACCCGAGGAATTGTGTTTATTTTGCAACCTGTTGTTAAAGGCATAGAAACGAAAATCAACCACTTCTTCTCACCTGAAAAGATGCTTATTACCTTGAATGCAACAGACCCTTCAACCAATTCAGAGGGGCCGAAAATACATATTCTGCAAGAAAGCCATCAACAAAAAACCTTTATAGACGAGTGGCTGAACACCAAAACCACCTCTAAATTCCCTATCCTTTCAAACATCCATGGGCCAACGATAGAATTTGTACGCCCATGGCTCATGAACAATATCAATTTAACGAAATTACTGCAAAGTCTCCTATTAGGCTTTATCAGCTATATTGTGTTTGCATTTACCATCCTTTGGCTGACCCGCTACACACAAAGCCTACGACAGACTCAAACCCGTTTATCCCAGCTACTATCGACCTCTCAAGATGCCGTTATCATTACCAATGACTTAGGCTATATCATCGATTGGAACCCTGAGGCCGAAAAGATTTTCGGCTACCTCAAAGAAGAAGCGATTGGACAACACTTAGTCAGCCTAATTTTTGATAAGACGTCACAACCATTGGTGATAGATGAAACCCTTTCCCAAAAAACGCTAAGCAAAATATTCAGGGATTCGCTTAAATTAAAGGCGCTTGAAGGTAAGGCAAACCGTACGGAAATCAATCTCATTGATCGTGCTCACAATCCGATTACTGCAGAGTTGACCATTTCCTTGATGAATGTAAAAAGCCGCACTGAAATCAGTTTGTTCATTAAAGACATCACTTATCAGCGCCAAACAGAAGAAGCGATTACCAAGATGGCATACTTTGATGCCTTAACCCAGTTAGAAAACCGTGTTTACTTCAAGCAATCGGTTGAAACTCGCATGAAAGAATCGCCGGATGAGACGATGGCATTACTGTTTATGGATTTAGACGGTTTCAAACAAGTCAACGACACCTTAGGGCATAGCGTGGGAGACGAACTGCTAAAAGTCGTGGGCAAACGCATTCAAAGCGCTTTGCGCAGTCATGACCAAACCAACCATATCTGCCGTTTTGGCGGAGATGAATTTGTCATCATGCTCAGTCAAATAGACGAAAACAATGCATCGCAGATATCATTACGTTTACTCAACCAGATTGAACGCACTATGAAAATCGATAATGATGAATTGCAAATATCAGCCAGTATCGGAATCGCCTTTTATCCTGAACACGGAGAAGATGTCGACACGTTACTTCGTCATGCCGATACCGCAATGTACCGCTCAAAAGAGCTCGGGAAAAACACCTATTCGATTTATCATGAATCGATGGAAGCCGACCTGGCTCAACGGATATTGATTGAAAAACATCTACGAACCGCGATTCAAAACAAGGAATTCTTTTTACTCTACCAACCACAAATCAACCTTCAAAGTGGCAAAGTAGTTGGGGTGGAAGCATTGATTCGTTGGAACAACCCTATACTGGGATTTGTGCCGCCCGACAAGTTTATCCCGATAGCCGAAGAGAGCAATTTGATTTTAAGAATCGGCGAGTGGGTCGCTCAAGAGTGCATCAAACAGCTGAGCGAATGGAAAGGCACCCGCTTCGACTCGCTACATATCGCGATGAACGTCAGCAGCGTGCAATTTGAAAACCCGCATTTTTTAAGTTTTGTAAATAAACTGATGCAAAACGCCAATGTCCATAACCATCTGTTGGAAATTGAACTCACGGAACGTACCGTCATGAATAACGTGACTGAAAACATTGCCCGCTTCAATAAAATTCGAGCCAATGGTTTTGGGTTGTCGGTTGATGATTTTGGTACCGGCTACTCTTCGTTAAGTTATTTAAAGAAATTCCCTTTGAGTGTGCTTAAAATCGATAAGAGTTTTGTGGATGGCATCCCACAAGAAGAGGAAGACATAAGTATCGCCACCGCGATATTAAACCTGGCCCACAGTTTGAAAATGCGTGTTGTCGCTGAAGGGATTGAAACCAAAGAACAGCTCGAATATCTTAAAGAGTTAAATTGTGATTTTGGCCAAGGCTACTATATAAGCCACCCTTTAGCGATTATAGAACTGGAAAGATGGTTTCATACCAATGACTGTTATTTTCATGCCTTTCCTTTAAAAGAAGAGTTACATGTTCAATAA
- the yidD gene encoding membrane protein insertion efficiency factor YidD, translating into MFNKFPNPFAWILIILVRFYQLFISPLLGPRCRFYPSCSSYTIEAIKTHGVICGSWLAIKRIGRCHPANPGGVDPVPSCGCKKNCTPPTEDKTGKGSD; encoded by the coding sequence ATGTTCAATAAATTCCCCAATCCATTCGCTTGGATTCTCATCATATTGGTACGCTTTTATCAATTATTTATCAGCCCTTTATTAGGACCAAGATGTCGTTTTTACCCTAGTTGCTCCAGCTACACTATCGAAGCGATTAAAACCCATGGGGTAATCTGTGGTTCTTGGCTCGCCATCAAACGCATTGGCCGTTGCCACCCTGCGAATCCTGGTGGAGTTGACCCGGTTCCTAGCTGTGGTTGCAAGAAAAACTGCACACCACCAACCGAAGACAAAACCGGCAAGGGTTCCGACTGA
- the ppk1 gene encoding polyphosphate kinase 1, translating into MSELQDIQTTENSTENTEDFPKYINRERSLLEFNRRVLAQANNPEIPLLERVKYLCISSSNMDEFFEVRLASLMELAKDPNALTQPDEQPAGMVVECLLEATHEIVEEQYHTLNNILIPALEKENIRFVRRNHWTEQNREWISKFFIEQLQPVLSPVGLDPSHPFPKVLNKTLNFIVSLEGKDAFGRSNGLAIVPVPRSLPRLVKLPTEATEGENDFVFLSSILHANVSRLFPGMTVTGCYQFRVTRNTNLFIDEEEVDDLLSALRGELSGRQYGGAIRLEVADNCPQHLIDYLLDRFKLPKESLYKVNGPVNLHRLDAVPGMANRPELLFAPYTQKLLTAKKRPSKNAFKIFTRHKEPEKLFDKIKQKDILLHHPYDSFTPVIDFLKEASTDPDVLAIRMTLYRTGENSEIIKALEKAAQNGKEVTAVVELRARFDEDNNILQATRLQDAGVHVVYGVVGYKTHAKMILVLRREDDRIRYYTHMGTGNYHHITTRFYSDFGLLTANPIIGRDASKIFQQLTSLGDTKDLETVLQSPFTLKSGMIAKIEREAENARQGKSARIIAKMNGLEEQGIIDALYNASQAGVKIDLIVRGICSLRPGIPGLSENITVTSIIGRFLEHHRIYYFENNGGKPELFCSSADWMRRNLLARVETCFPILDDACFQQVYTEGLAMYLQDNTGAWILQADGSYVAKQPHGEKPYNAQALLIEKYSR; encoded by the coding sequence ATGTCAGAACTTCAAGATATTCAAACCACAGAAAACAGCACTGAAAATACTGAAGATTTTCCAAAATACATTAACCGTGAACGTAGCTTGTTGGAATTTAACCGTCGAGTATTGGCACAAGCCAACAATCCGGAAATCCCGCTACTCGAGCGGGTTAAATATCTGTGTATTTCCAGCAGCAATATGGATGAATTTTTTGAAGTGCGCCTAGCCAGTTTGATGGAGCTGGCCAAAGACCCTAACGCCCTGACCCAACCAGATGAACAACCGGCAGGAATGGTGGTTGAATGTCTATTGGAAGCCACCCATGAGATTGTTGAAGAACAATACCACACCTTAAACAACATCCTGATTCCGGCGCTTGAAAAAGAGAATATTCGTTTTGTGCGCCGCAATCATTGGACCGAGCAGAATAGAGAGTGGATCAGTAAGTTTTTCATTGAACAACTTCAACCGGTACTCAGCCCCGTAGGCTTGGACCCTTCCCATCCTTTTCCAAAAGTCCTGAACAAGACCCTAAACTTTATTGTCTCGTTGGAAGGTAAAGATGCTTTTGGGCGCTCGAATGGATTGGCGATTGTACCGGTTCCACGCTCCTTACCTCGACTGGTAAAATTGCCAACGGAAGCCACTGAAGGGGAAAATGACTTTGTGTTTCTGTCATCGATATTGCACGCCAATGTGTCACGCCTTTTCCCAGGCATGACGGTAACCGGCTGTTATCAGTTCAGGGTAACACGCAATACCAACCTGTTCATTGATGAAGAGGAAGTGGACGACCTATTAAGTGCGTTGCGAGGAGAGCTCTCTGGCCGTCAATATGGTGGTGCGATTCGTTTGGAAGTGGCGGACAATTGCCCACAACATTTGATTGATTATTTACTGGATCGCTTCAAATTACCCAAAGAATCCCTCTATAAAGTCAACGGACCGGTAAACCTGCATCGTTTAGATGCGGTGCCAGGCATGGCAAACCGTCCAGAACTGCTGTTTGCACCTTACACACAAAAGTTGTTAACCGCCAAAAAGCGCCCATCAAAAAATGCCTTTAAGATTTTCACTCGCCATAAAGAGCCTGAAAAACTGTTTGATAAAATCAAGCAGAAAGACATTTTATTACATCACCCGTATGACTCTTTTACACCGGTTATCGACTTCTTAAAAGAGGCGTCTACCGATCCGGATGTATTGGCAATTCGTATGACCCTGTATCGTACCGGCGAAAACTCTGAAATCATTAAAGCGCTGGAAAAGGCCGCGCAAAATGGTAAAGAGGTGACGGCCGTTGTAGAGCTCCGTGCACGTTTTGATGAGGATAACAATATTCTACAGGCCACCCGCCTGCAAGATGCCGGCGTACATGTGGTTTATGGCGTGGTCGGTTACAAAACCCATGCCAAGATGATCTTAGTATTACGCCGTGAAGATGACCGTATTCGTTATTACACCCATATGGGAACCGGCAACTACCACCATATCACCACCCGTTTCTACTCCGATTTTGGCTTGCTTACCGCCAATCCGATTATCGGGCGTGATGCGTCTAAGATTTTCCAGCAGCTGACCAGCTTGGGGGATACCAAAGATTTGGAAACCGTACTGCAATCCCCTTTCACCTTAAAAAGCGGCATGATTGCCAAAATAGAGCGTGAAGCGGAGAATGCCAGACAAGGCAAATCCGCCCGTATCATCGCCAAAATGAACGGTTTGGAAGAGCAAGGCATTATCGACGCTTTATACAACGCATCGCAAGCAGGCGTAAAAATCGACCTGATTGTGCGCGGAATTTGTAGCTTGCGCCCAGGTATACCCGGCCTGTCTGAAAACATCACCGTCACCTCGATTATCGGACGATTCCTGGAACACCACCGCATCTACTATTTTGAAAACAATGGCGGTAAACCCGAACTGTTTTGCTCAAGCGCCGACTGGATGAGACGCAACCTGCTGGCTCGTGTAGAAACCTGTTTTCCGATTTTAGATGATGCTTGTTTCCAACAAGTGTATACCGAAGGTTTGGCGATGTACCTACAAGACAACACGGGGGCCTGGATTTTACAAGCGGATGGCAGCTATGTAGCCAAACAACCCCATGGCGAAAAACCCTATAACGCCCAAGCCCTGTTGATTGAAAAATACAGCCGTTAA